The following coding sequences are from one bacterium window:
- a CDS encoding redox-sensing transcriptional repressor Rex: MNKIKEIPVKTLERLLLYRWTLKSLLSPGNTHIVSRRLSEITGFSSAQIRRDFMNIGYSGSSSHGYKITDLIEEIDKAICPPAVQNIAVVGIGQLGKAVINYIHERSSMLKIKAAFDNNPDKLNSVLHICKAYHTDKIKSIVKKENISIAILALPPDNAQEIAYKLLNAGVKAFLNYSPIKLNLPDDVYVENRDMLIAVEKTAYYARTSKKKDRINEGIS; the protein is encoded by the coding sequence GTGAATAAAATTAAAGAAATTCCTGTTAAAACGCTTGAAAGGCTTCTGCTTTACAGGTGGACTCTTAAAAGCCTTTTGAGCCCGGGGAATACTCACATTGTTTCAAGGCGCCTTTCGGAAATAACCGGCTTTTCCTCTGCACAAATAAGGCGGGATTTTATGAATATCGGATACTCGGGCTCCTCGTCACACGGCTATAAAATTACAGACCTTATTGAAGAAATTGATAAAGCAATATGCCCTCCTGCTGTACAGAATATTGCAGTTGTAGGAATCGGGCAGCTCGGTAAGGCTGTAATTAATTACATACATGAAAGATCTTCGATGTTAAAGATAAAGGCTGCTTTTGATAATAATCCCGATAAATTAAACAGTGTTCTGCATATATGTAAAGCATATCATACTGATAAAATTAAGAGCATTGTTAAAAAAGAAAATATTTCCATTGCAATCCTTGCCTTACCTCCGGATAATGCACAGGAAATTGCTTATAAACTTTTAAACGCGGGAGTTAAAGCATTTCTCAACTATTCGCCTATTAAGCTGAATCTTCCCGATGATGTTTATGTTGAGAACAGGGATATGCTTATTGCTGTGGAGAAAACAGCATATTATGCAAGGACATCTAAGAAAAAAGATAGGATAAACGAAGGAATAAGTTAA
- a CDS encoding FAD-dependent oxidoreductase — MENYDIVIIGGGPAGFTAAISARNTYKTKRIAVIRKEQITMIPCGIPYILHSLESLDNNILPDNPLKSKNIDIIVGEVIDAADHTLFFANGDKLKFEKLVLATGSSVFKPPIKGIDLDGIYYIKKDRDYLAALKDDIKDKESVIIIGGGFIGLEVADELLKSGKKVTLIERLNHLLPLAMDEEFGKIIEETLKSLKANILTGVSVKEITGEEKASGVILDNGDKISSDIIIVSAGYHPNLKLAKKIGVKCEEHYGIIVDEYLRTSEKDIFAIGDCAAKRNCYTGDYSKIMLASTAMAEGRLVGSNLFDIKVMRKFMGVLGSFSTKIGNVAVGVSGLTEKDAEALGVDYVVGTAETFDRHPGKLPGASKMFVKLLFSRYSHTLLGGEVKGGDSVGEIVNILSAMIQNQMTDMEIDTLQIGTHPLLTASPIAYPLINATADAILKWFNK, encoded by the coding sequence ATGGAAAATTATGACATCGTAATTATTGGCGGCGGCCCGGCAGGTTTTACTGCTGCAATATCTGCAAGAAATACTTATAAAACGAAGAGAATTGCTGTTATAAGAAAAGAACAAATAACAATGATTCCATGCGGCATACCCTATATCTTACACTCTTTGGAAAGTCTGGACAACAATATCCTGCCTGACAATCCCTTGAAAAGTAAAAATATTGATATCATAGTGGGTGAAGTTATTGATGCAGCTGACCACACATTATTTTTTGCAAACGGTGATAAGCTTAAATTTGAGAAACTGGTTCTTGCAACAGGTTCTTCAGTTTTTAAACCTCCCATCAAGGGAATTGATCTTGACGGAATCTACTACATTAAAAAGGATAGAGATTATCTTGCAGCATTAAAGGACGATATCAAAGACAAAGAAAGTGTAATTATTATCGGAGGAGGATTTATCGGCCTCGAAGTGGCAGATGAGCTTCTTAAAAGCGGGAAAAAAGTTACTTTAATAGAGCGGCTCAATCACCTTCTCCCCCTTGCTATGGATGAAGAATTCGGAAAAATTATTGAAGAAACCCTTAAATCTCTTAAGGCAAATATATTAACCGGTGTTTCAGTTAAAGAAATCACAGGGGAAGAAAAGGCATCCGGGGTAATTCTTGATAATGGAGATAAAATTAGCAGTGATATTATTATTGTATCTGCCGGTTACCATCCAAACCTTAAGCTGGCAAAAAAGATAGGGGTTAAATGTGAAGAACATTATGGAATAATAGTTGATGAATATCTCAGAACATCGGAAAAAGATATCTTTGCAATAGGCGACTGTGCAGCAAAGAGGAACTGCTATACAGGTGATTACAGTAAGATAATGCTCGCATCAACTGCTATGGCAGAGGGCCGCCTTGTAGGATCCAATCTCTTTGACATTAAAGTAATGAGAAAATTTATGGGGGTTTTGGGATCATTCTCTACTAAAATTGGTAACGTAGCTGTAGGAGTTTCAGGCCTTACTGAAAAAGATGCAGAAGCTCTTGGAGTGGATTATGTAGTTGGTACTGCAGAAACATTTGACCGGCACCCAGGCAAACTTCCCGGTGCAAGTAAAATGTTTGTAAAGCTGTTATTCTCACGTTATTCACACACCCTGCTTGGAGGTGAAGTTAAAGGCGGTGACTCAGTAGGTGAAATTGTAAATATTTTATCTGCAATGATTCAAAATCAAATGACTGATATGGAGATTGACACGCTGCAGATTGGAACTCATCCTCTTTTGACTGCGTCTCCTATTGCATACCCGCTTATTAATGCAACAGCAGATGCAATTTTAAAATGGTTCAACAAATAA